A single Rhipicephalus microplus isolate Deutch F79 unplaced genomic scaffold, USDA_Rmic scaffold_251, whole genome shotgun sequence DNA region contains:
- the LOC142792864 gene encoding histone H2A-like — protein MSGRGKGGKAKGKSKTRSSRAGLQFPVGRIHRLLRKGNYAERVGAGAPVYLAAVLEYLAAEVLELAGNAARDNKKTRIIPRHLQLAIRNDEELNKLLSGVTIAQGGVLPNIQAVLLPKKTENKA, from the coding sequence atgtccggacgtggcaagggcggcaaggcgaaaggcaagagcaagacccgttctagccgcgcggggcttcagttccccgtgggccgtattcaccgcctcctacgcaagggaaactacgccgagcgcgtcggagctggcgctccggtctacctggctgccgtactcgagtacctggccgccgaggtgctcgagctggcgggcaacgccgctcgtgacaacaagaagacccggatcatcccccgtcacttgcagctcgccatccgcaacgacgaggagctgaacaaactgctttccggcgtcaccatcgcgcagggcggtgtgttgcccaacattcaagccgtgcttcttccaaagaagacggagaataaggcgtaa
- the LOC142792869 gene encoding histone H2A-like, with product MSGRGKGGKAKGKSKTRSSRAGLQFPVGRIHRLLRKGNYAERVGAGAPVYLAAVLEYLAAEVLELAGNAARDNKKTRIIPRHLQLAIRNDEELNKLLSGVTIAQGGVLPNIQAVLLPKKTEKKA from the coding sequence atgtccggacgtggcaagggcggcaaggcgaaaggcaagagcaagacccgttctagccgcgcggggcttcagttccccgtgggccgtattcaccgcctcctacgcaagggaaactacgccgagcgcgtcggagctggcgctccggtctacctggctgccgtactcgagtacctggccgccgaggtgctcgagctggcgggcaacgccgctcgtgacaacaagaagacccggatcatcccccgtcacttgcagctcgccatccgcaacgacgaggagctgaacaaactgctttccggcgtcaccatcgcgcagggcggtgtgttgcccaacattcaagccgtgcttcttccaaagaagacggagaagaaggcgtaa